A portion of the Thermoplasmata archaeon genome contains these proteins:
- a CDS encoding isocitrate/isopropylmalate dehydrogenase family protein, translated as MPKHRIAWLPGDGVGPEVLEAARMVLDATGLRAEYLHGDIGWDFWRSEGDPLPARTLDLLKKTDCAFLGAVTSKPDPEAMRELAPALRKKGLTYRSAVLRIRQLFDLYICLRPCRAYPGNPGNSMEGIDIDIFRENTEGLYVGVEWWRVPDGLRRFPGMERIPESAAVSIRAVTPRASRRIAMAAFEHARRRGRKRVTAVHKANVLRATCGTFLEAVREVAAEFPGIEYEEMHIDACAARMVRDPLHFEVVVTTNLFGDILSDLCAQLVGGLGFAPSASIGDSYALFEPTHGSAPDIAGKGIANPAAAILAAGLMLDWLGERKRAEALEGAVAEVIREGKVRTPDAGGSARTMEFAAAVAEKIE; from the coding sequence TTGCCGAAACACAGAATTGCCTGGCTCCCCGGTGATGGCGTCGGGCCTGAGGTGTTGGAAGCGGCCAGAATGGTGCTCGACGCTACTGGGCTGCGCGCGGAGTATCTACACGGCGACATCGGCTGGGACTTCTGGAGGAGCGAGGGAGACCCACTTCCTGCGCGCACGCTCGACCTTCTCAAAAAAACCGACTGCGCATTTCTAGGCGCCGTCACCTCCAAACCTGACCCCGAGGCGATGAGGGAGCTCGCGCCGGCCCTCAGAAAAAAGGGCCTCACCTACAGGAGCGCTGTCCTGAGAATTCGGCAGCTCTTCGACCTCTACATATGCCTGAGACCCTGCCGAGCCTACCCGGGAAACCCGGGGAATTCCATGGAAGGGATAGACATAGATATCTTCAGAGAAAACACTGAGGGGCTGTACGTCGGTGTCGAGTGGTGGCGCGTGCCGGATGGGCTGAGGAGGTTTCCGGGTATGGAGAGGATTCCTGAGAGCGCCGCGGTGTCAATCCGCGCTGTAACCCCGAGGGCGTCCCGGAGAATCGCCATGGCCGCTTTCGAGCATGCTCGGAGAAGGGGGCGGAAAAGAGTCACCGCAGTGCACAAGGCCAACGTGCTGAGGGCTACCTGCGGGACCTTTCTCGAGGCCGTCAGGGAGGTGGCGGCGGAGTTCCCCGGTATCGAATACGAAGAGATGCACATCGACGCCTGTGCGGCCCGGATGGTCCGAGACCCCCTCCACTTCGAAGTCGTCGTCACAACCAACCTTTTTGGCGACATTCTGTCCGACTTGTGCGCCCAGCTCGTCGGCGGGCTGGGCTTCGCTCCGAGCGCGAGCATCGGGGACAGCTACGCCCTCTTCGAGCCGACCCACGGCTCTGCCCCGGACATCGCCGGCAAGGGCATCGCCAACCCCGCGGCCGCCATTCTAGCGGCGGGGTTGATGCTTGACTGGCTAGGAGAGAGAAAAAGGGCCGAGGCCCTCGAGGGGGCTGTCGCCGAGGTCATACGCGAGGGCAAGGTGAGGACGCCGGACGCCGGTGGGAGCGCCCGCACGATGGAGTTCGCCGCGGCAGTGGCCGAAAAGATAGAGTGA
- a CDS encoding 3-isopropylmalate dehydratase large subunit has product MRASMAPTLSERILARASGLKEVCAGDFVEARVNLAMAHESARLAIVGLNEIFREGRPWRHGPGLDPTNAPAGWTRNRGRVHRGRRARVWDPSRIVIILDHRAPAESEESASVHRLIRDFVREQGIRSFYDVGEGVCHQVLAEEGHVLPGTLIVGSDSHTTTHGALGAFATGIGATEMAAVWATGKIWLRVPATIKVSLRGRLGRGVTAKDAALYLVKELGAGGAEYRAIEFWGALGAMSISSRMTLCNMAVEAGAKAAMVPPDARTLAFLRAAPPGSPARYWIKTAAARRRSAGEWMESCGGSGRMFRACLGMREYREEAGEDGAVYERELELNLSSLEPQVACPHSVDNVKDIRDVEGIEIDQAFLGSCTNGSLEDLQAAARILRKRRVQKGVRLIVAPASRRVYIVGLRRGLIATLVGAGALVLSPGCGPCLGAHMGLLAPGEVCISTTSRNFRGRMGSHQAEIYLASPVTVAASAASGRITDPRRMLG; this is encoded by the coding sequence ATGAGGGCTTCCATGGCACCGACTCTCTCGGAGAGAATACTGGCCCGCGCCTCGGGTCTGAAGGAGGTCTGCGCGGGTGACTTCGTGGAGGCCAGGGTAAATCTGGCGATGGCGCACGAGAGCGCAAGACTCGCCATAGTCGGCCTAAATGAGATATTCAGGGAAGGGCGACCGTGGCGGCACGGTCCGGGGCTGGACCCCACCAACGCCCCGGCGGGATGGACACGGAACAGGGGCCGGGTCCATCGAGGGCGACGCGCGAGGGTCTGGGACCCGAGCAGAATTGTTATCATCCTAGACCACAGGGCGCCTGCAGAGAGCGAGGAGAGCGCTTCTGTCCACAGACTGATTCGCGATTTCGTCAGGGAGCAGGGAATTCGGAGTTTTTACGACGTGGGCGAGGGCGTCTGTCACCAGGTGCTCGCCGAGGAAGGCCATGTCCTGCCGGGGACGCTCATCGTCGGGTCGGACTCCCACACGACCACTCACGGGGCGCTCGGGGCCTTCGCCACGGGCATCGGCGCCACAGAGATGGCTGCTGTCTGGGCGACCGGAAAAATCTGGCTCCGTGTCCCAGCAACGATAAAGGTGAGCCTGCGCGGCAGGCTAGGGAGGGGGGTGACCGCAAAGGACGCGGCGCTCTATCTTGTTAAAGAACTCGGGGCTGGCGGAGCGGAGTACAGGGCGATCGAATTCTGGGGTGCGCTTGGAGCGATGAGTATTTCCTCCCGAATGACTCTCTGCAACATGGCCGTGGAGGCCGGCGCGAAGGCCGCGATGGTCCCCCCCGACGCCCGAACCTTAGCATTTCTCAGAGCAGCGCCGCCGGGGAGCCCCGCACGATACTGGATAAAAACCGCGGCTGCACGCCGACGGAGTGCGGGCGAATGGATGGAGAGTTGTGGTGGGAGTGGGCGGATGTTTCGTGCGTGCTTGGGGATGAGGGAGTACCGGGAGGAAGCCGGGGAGGACGGCGCAGTGTATGAGAGAGAGCTCGAGCTGAATCTCTCGTCATTAGAGCCGCAGGTCGCTTGCCCGCACTCCGTTGACAATGTGAAGGATATAAGGGATGTTGAGGGAATCGAAATTGATCAGGCGTTTCTCGGCTCCTGCACCAACGGGAGTCTTGAGGACCTTCAAGCGGCCGCGAGAATTCTGCGAAAGAGAAGGGTCCAAAAAGGGGTTCGCCTCATCGTGGCTCCGGCTTCAAGGCGGGTCTATATAGTGGGGCTAAGGAGAGGACTCATCGCGACGCTTGTTGGCGCGGGCGCGCTCGTGCTCAGCCCGGGCTGCGGCCCCTGCCTCGGCGCCCACATGGGTCTGCTCGCGCCGGGGGAGGTCTGCATCTCCACAACGAGCAGGAATTTCCGTGGGAGGATGGGCAGCCATCAGGCCGAAATATATCTCGCGTCGCCCGTCACCGTTGCAGCTTCAGCCGCATCGGGCAGAATCACGGACCCGCGCAGGATGCTGGGGTGA
- the leuD gene encoding 3-isopropylmalate dehydratase small subunit (catalyzes the isomerization between 2-isopropylmalate and 3-isopropylmalate in leucine biosynthesis) — protein MNSHRKAGDKETPMGNSLRVLRAVGGRAVVLGDDVNTDLIIAGRYCRMAEPAELARHVLEGTEWEGKVSPGDIIIAGRNMGIGSSREQAPLALKGAGVRAIVAESFGRIFFRNSVNIGLPVMVVPGVRGRVRSGERVLLDFEKGTLEVPAERLVLHGEPLPPFMTEILRDGGLVPHLRRRMGFWTRSGGARALEKRRGNRAEFTTTHPVPGLTRDAGDHSHGGA, from the coding sequence ATGAATTCGCACCGGAAAGCCGGTGATAAAGAAACCCCGATGGGCAATTCTCTGAGAGTTCTGAGAGCTGTCGGTGGGAGGGCAGTGGTTCTCGGCGACGACGTCAACACCGACCTCATCATCGCAGGCAGGTACTGCCGCATGGCAGAGCCGGCCGAGCTGGCTAGACACGTTCTCGAGGGTACGGAGTGGGAGGGAAAAGTATCGCCAGGGGACATCATCATCGCTGGTAGGAACATGGGCATCGGCTCCAGCCGGGAGCAAGCGCCGCTGGCCCTTAAGGGGGCCGGCGTCAGAGCGATAGTGGCCGAGTCATTCGGCCGGATATTCTTCCGCAACTCGGTCAATATCGGGCTGCCGGTGATGGTGGTCCCAGGGGTGAGGGGGAGGGTAAGGAGCGGAGAGCGGGTCCTCCTTGATTTTGAAAAGGGCACTCTGGAGGTACCGGCAGAAAGGTTAGTTCTGCATGGCGAGCCCCTGCCCCCATTTATGACCGAAATCCTCCGGGACGGCGGCCTTGTGCCGCATCTGAGGAGACGCATGGGATTCTGGACCCGCTCCGGGGGAGCCCGCGCTCTGGAAAAAAGGCGGGGAAACCGCGCGGAATTCACCACTACACACCCCGTGCCTGGACTGACGCGAGACGCCGGGGACCACAGCCACGGAGGTGCGTGA
- a CDS encoding VOC family protein, with protein sequence MSFAHVSIRTSNMERSISFYQRYFGMRMVSRREIPENNAEIAFLESEGESFQLELTWYRSQKRFEQAEYENRTFDHLAFVVTGLDALVSKMKEEGVVVTDEPFTARATGKRYAFVEDPDGTLIELIERR encoded by the coding sequence ATGTCCTTCGCCCACGTCTCCATCAGGACCAGCAACATGGAGAGGTCGATATCGTTCTACCAGCGGTACTTCGGCATGAGAATGGTCTCGAGGAGGGAGATACCGGAAAACAATGCTGAAATCGCCTTCCTAGAGAGCGAAGGGGAGTCGTTCCAGTTGGAGCTCACCTGGTACAGGAGCCAGAAGAGGTTCGAGCAAGCTGAGTACGAGAACCGAACCTTCGACCACCTAGCCTTCGTCGTCACCGGACTAGACGCATTGGTCAGCAAGATGAAAGAGGAAGGCGTGGTTGTCACGGACGAGCCATTCACGGCCAGGGCCACCGGCAAAAGGTACGCCTTCGTAGAGGACCCTGATGGAACCCTCATAGAGCTGATAGAGAGGAGATGA
- a CDS encoding Mov34/MPN/PAD-1 family protein, translated as MPDRPRIVAERKRRAREMKPPQDFIIHEWGKPYAGIEVYISQKAFDIMMKQSALLAKRHLEALGYLVGDYCRWKNKEYTIVEDAVTSDLETTSVSVHFQAFEKAFDKLDRIDFDYVIVGWYHSHPGHGCFMSQTDISTQKRMFNKPFHIAVVIDPINKEFKVYKMNGNVAEEKVFAIYKNLDRDGSHHLEAGSKVLGTEAVTAGKPAEEPAEESRRQSQAHPRPSVRETEERRRSAATSLLFLLPLLFAGLGGAAGFVLSMHRDRPTAWAILAVGALMTVVWALLGPLLIV; from the coding sequence TTGCCCGACCGACCGAGGATTGTGGCGGAGAGAAAGCGGCGCGCCCGCGAGATGAAGCCGCCTCAGGACTTCATCATACATGAGTGGGGCAAGCCCTACGCGGGAATCGAGGTTTACATCTCTCAGAAGGCCTTCGACATTATGATGAAGCAGTCGGCCCTGCTGGCCAAGCGGCACCTCGAGGCCCTCGGCTACCTCGTGGGAGACTATTGCAGGTGGAAGAACAAGGAGTACACGATTGTGGAGGACGCAGTAACCAGCGACCTCGAGACCACATCGGTCTCGGTACATTTCCAGGCTTTCGAGAAAGCCTTCGACAAGCTCGACAGAATAGACTTCGATTATGTCATCGTTGGGTGGTACCACTCCCACCCCGGCCACGGCTGCTTCATGTCCCAGACCGACATCTCCACGCAGAAGAGGATGTTCAACAAGCCATTCCACATCGCCGTCGTGATTGATCCGATAAACAAGGAGTTCAAGGTCTACAAGATGAACGGCAACGTGGCCGAGGAGAAGGTTTTTGCAATCTATAAGAACTTAGACAGGGACGGGTCCCATCACCTTGAGGCGGGATCCAAAGTCCTGGGGACCGAGGCCGTGACGGCGGGGAAGCCCGCTGAGGAGCCGGCGGAGGAGTCGCGGCGGCAGTCCCAGGCCCACCCTCGCCCCTCAGTCCGGGAGACTGAGGAGAGGCGCAGGAGCGCCGCGACAAGCCTCCTCTTCCTACTTCCCCTCCTCTTCGCCGGGCTCGGCGGCGCGGCGGGCTTCGTCCTCTCGATGCACCGTGACAGACCCACCGCCTGGGCGATTCTCGCCGTGGGCGCGTTGATGACGGTCGTTTGGGCGCTCCTTGGCCCGCTTTTAATTGTTTAG